AGCACTGACACCACGCCAGctccacagcagggacactccCAGGAGTTAGCACACGCAGAATATACACTGCCCAGCATCGTCACAGGGGCCTGAGCCCCAGATCACTGGTCACAGCAACATAAATCACAATCTACTTGcttccttaaacacctcctAGTGCTAATGATTCTATTCTTCTCTAATGAGTTTTCTATTTTTACCCCATTTTGACCCCTCAGTGTTGTTTTCCTTCACCATCACCTTACAGCCTTTCTCCCCTCTGTGGGATTCTGATCAAAATCCCTCTTTCTAGCATCACACCAGGGATCATACAGCACTTGTCTTGCTAGGGCTGCCACCAGCATAATTCCTGCAGTATGAGAGGATTTTTATGAGCTTGCTCCACTGATGGCTGCAAGTAAAATTGCTGCCAGCTGAGGATTACAAACCTGTAGAGAGCTGGCAGAGATCCAGGCCCTTTGTTCCCCCAGTACAGAGGGATCAAGCGCACTGCATCTCCTGATACAGTGGTGACTCTGGTGCACTCCAGACAAAGCTGGGAAATCAGACAGCCATCCCCTCCCCCGCCACGAGTAACCGGGACACTGAACGTTtgggtgctgccagcacaaATACGATGTTAATTCAAAGGCAGAGACTGCTCAGCCCTTTGTGGGTGTCCAGGGTAAATGAGAGCAGCTGCTCACCCCTGCTGCATGATGCTTTCCAGTtcatcccagctgcaggacccGAGCAGCCATCAAAGCCTGCAGTATTCCGCATCAGTCCCTCCCCCCACAAAGGGAAGCAAGCTTTATCCTCACGAGCCACGAGTGCACTTGGGGTTACTTTTCCTTGTTTAAAATCTTGCTCGCTGTGGACTACACATCACACTTACCTTGGCTGGTTAACAGCAACCTGGCTCTGCCTTTAGCTCTGTGGAACAGACACGCGTGCAGCCTGAATTTGTAGAAAACACAATCTCTTATTTGTGAATCTCTGGGTTACCAGCTATAGTCCTGCCTGTCACATTCCAGCTCCTTGTCTTTCAAAGGGCATCActctggggctgggacacaCTTATTTCTTCTACAAAAAGCATAAGGGTAAATTTCAGCCTTAAGGAAACAAGCAATGTCTTTTTGAgtatgaaatttaaatttttgttgaaaaaaaatcagtgtgcTAAGCTTTCCAACTCTGTTTCACTTGTTGGCTAGACCTCAGGCATCAATAAGGTCTATACTGATCTAATCCAATACAGCTCTGATGTGTGCAGAAATACTATTACCATTTTACAACGAGGCCATGCCAATGACTAACAGGGCTGTTTGTGACAAAAGAGATAAGCACATAAGAAATCGACAGGAACATGATTCTGTTGAAAATATTAAAGGTTAATAAAATTTCCACATCATGTGTAACCTTAAGTCCCAAAGACTGAAAAACTTAATGTATAATTACTATCTTTTTTCTTAGATACTGTGAAAATAGAAGTTTCAGATTTTAGgatgaaatatgtatttttaagtgaaaaacCTGCACAGTGAtgcaagcaaatgaaaattgCCCTTATTACTTCTTCCAAAAGGCAATTCAAATGAATTCTGGAGAGTTACAAGTCACAAAAGCCCCTGCTCTGAACTGACAGAAAGAAGTGCTGAGCAGCACTAGGCAGCAAAATCACTGCAGGAGTGATACATGGCCCTCTtgacaaaaaacccacagagccccagtgtaAGAGCCCCTCCTGTAGCACAGGTAACTCCCGCAGCCAccacaggcagccacagctaAAGCcatgccccaggagctgcaaagCCAATGCATCCGcatgccctgctgcagcagcaagcacCCAAGGCACGTTCTTTCAGCAGCAGTCATACTGACTTTATTACACTCTTTGACACTAAAGTTTACTATCAGAAGGTCAATAGCTCTGGCACACCAAACAATTACAATTTGCATTATATACACACGCTATTAGGTCTATTTTCATCACAAACAgtttaaacaaaccaaaaagaattGAACAGCCTTCATATAAAGTTTGTTGAAACATTCTTTCTGGGCAATTCACAGGGAGTCAGACACCTTAAAAAAGAAGTCCACATGAGAAAACCCAAATATCATTCCCAATGTATGAGCTGAACATCAATGAAGAATTTGTCATATTCAGACATCTCCCCTTACATCCTTTCTTTCACAAACCTTGTTCATGCACCTCAAAAGTAATAGAGAGAAGCCTAAGCAGTAGCAGACTATACCAACTTTGATTTCTACAGTATCTGTAAGTGTTTTTGGCcatactttatttttcctccctcccctaCCTCCTTCAAGTGTTTAAAtcatcttttttccccatataCAAACCCTCATATTAGCGAGGCTGGAAGCTATGAACTTATTGAACAAATTTCCTTGTTCAGAGACTGCCCCCAAGCCATTAAACAGTAACAACATATTGAACATAGAAGTTCAGGCCCAGCAGCAGATCTGATACAATGATCTGAAAAGATGATCTGGAAACCTACACATCCTGGCTGCAACTTTGACAGAGCTATGAATTCTATTCAGGTGACTTTTGCAAGGTATCAGTGGTAGGAAGAAACTAAACTGCATTTTCACCTGCCCTGGGTGAATTTACTTCCCATTTTTCAGAGAAGACTTGGCAGAACTAAACATGATGCAGTAATAACCCAGATACAGTTGCTTCTCAGCCATGCCTCCTATAAGGCTAATTTAAGAACCAGACAGGGTCAGCATCCAGATAAGCTCTTCATTTTGCTCTTCAAAAACTGTAATATAATGCTGCATAGCCTTGAAAGACACAATATATTTCATGATAATGAAACACTTCAAATTGAGTACCCAAGACCTTACATCAAACCATAGTACACAATAGAAGTTTGTATGAATTATCAGTCATTACTGAGATGACTCCTAATGGCTCCCTGCTCTTGGTAGCGTGATGTGAAAGTGGAAGCACTTCAAAACATCAACTTGTTTTTATACCCTTTCAGTTGGACTTTCAGAAATTCTGTTCCATTGGCTGTGCAAGTTGTTGTCCTTGTATACAAGCCAAACATTTCCTGCCCATAAAGTCATATTAAGCAAGCCAAACACCTGTagggtaaagaaaaaaaagagagcagggGAAAATGTAATGTTAAATTTGTTGTGTTtgattgggttttgtttctttttttaaaacaaaccagaaagtGCTTGTTCCTGGTTTGCATTGAAGAGACAAATCTTTGGCACCCCTTTCATTTGGACAATACATTTCCAACCCTTCAGAGTAATATAAGCTATTTAACAGAGCTCTTTGTAGACCAGATAGTCAAACTTAGTCTATACTTCACACAGAATTAAACATTCTTTTCAGTCACTGACCACCCCCACATATGCACTCTCATGCCAAATGACTGATTATTATAAACAGCCTGAGTTTTGAAAGCTAGGATTCACTAGGAAGATCACACAATAAGCCTAATTTGCTCTGATATGGAGTGTTCTTTGTATGAACATGAGCTTCATACCATTATGTTACAAGGAACCTCAATTTGGTGTATAAAAATGCTCACAGTTGAGTAAAAATCTAGgttcagcaccagcacagcattTCCTCCTTACTTATATCAGTCATCAAACCACTTGGGTGGCTCAGTAAGATATTTTAAGTTGCTCTTGGCTAAAAGCATAAACAGACACTCAAATGTGTCTAGAAATGCTGCATGTAACAGCTTCAGAAGCAGATTTGGCAAGATGTTTCTCCTAatttcctttaggaaaaaaaacttgtttCCTCCAAGGAATTATTTGCTCAGTGTTTTACCACAGTATTGATGGATCTGAATGACAAATAATCCATAAAGAAATCTTGACACAGAGCAACACATGCAATCAGTAGAACAGGGCTCTCAGGTACCATTTGTTGTTTTCCAGCACATTTATTGTACCCACATGGTGGAAGGCATACATACCACAGCCACATTCAGAACTCCCATGCTggtcacagaaagaaaatggcaaGTTGTTGCTGGTGCTTTGCAAGATTCAATTCCTGGAACAACGCTGGCTCCTGTGGACACCTTGATGTCAGCAAGTGCCTTTGCCCAAACAAAAGTACTGACCAGCCACAGAAAGGCTATCAAGACACTGATTGCCAAGTCCTACACAAGGGAAATACTCATtaataggttaaaaaaaaatgcaggaatatACATGAGAGCAAGGCAGAGACAGTATCAGTTATATCACCAAGATAATTGCATCAGTGCTAACAATCACAAGCAAATTTAGTCACTAACAATGTTATAACTATAACTCGGTGTTGCTAACCAGCTACAAAATTATATGCTTGTGCTTGATAGATGCAAAAGACAATCTTAACCTAAGAAAACTGTTTCTAAAATCAGATGCCTAATACCTTTTTTATGAGAATTTTAACCATAGCTAAGTAAAGGGAGGGTGATGGGATAAGGGCAGAAGATTTAAATCTGGATGGCTGATAATGACCTTTCAAACCTAATTTTAACTAAAGTCCATTTTCAAGCATGTTATGAAATTTCTCATTCAGACCTTCAATAGTGAAGGTGACTAAAATTTGCAATGTAACTATTTTCTTCTGCCAATTGCAGCAGGTGCTCCAATCAGAGAAAAATTTCAGATTAACAGAGGAGGTCACACCTATGGAACAATTGTATACTCAATTGTATgatacaaaaaaacccaaaaaccaacatTGTAGTGAACATACTGTTCACCTGAAGAGGTGAAAGTTCATTCCACTGCTTCAATAACTGCATAAACTGTGATGCCACAGATGGCCAAGGGCTTTGGGCCCCTTTTCTGCTCGAGTGCTATAGGGACCAATCTGAGATACTTGTGTTCACACTCCATTTGACTCTAACTACTGGATATTCACCAATTATTCTTGCATTAGCAATATTTCTCATCTCTTTGCAGCTtcaaagtgttaaaaaaaatctcagtaatACTTACAGTTAGTGGCAACTTGTTATTTTGCTGATACACGTGGTTATACCCAATATATACCACAAGGGCAGTAATACAGTAGAGGAACACCAATGCTGCCAGTGTAACAAAGAAGTGTGCAGAAGAGGAGAAGTCACCCGTGAGGTGGGCATCAGTCCAAGTACCACCACAGCCTTTTGGGTCTGGTGCAGTAAATACAACAGTATTCAACCTGTGAAGATTATATCCATGTAGTCAGAGTCTGCTATACAGTGAGAGCTTCATTATTTATActtaattattattatacttCATTAATTATACTCTATGCTTCACAGCTACAGAGCTTCAGCATTCTGATTGTATAAGTTTACTCTGAAAGATACActatagatatataaataatCACTTATGCAACACAAAGATTTGTCAAGCTCTCTGAAGATTGTATCCAATCCCACACTAAGATATACAATAGTACCTTCAGGAGAAGAACCCTAATTGCATTTTTAGAGTGGTTGAACAAAAAATTCACAATTTGGAAGCAGACTTAGCAACATTACTTGGCAGTTAAAGTGATCAGGACATAAGAGGTATTATAgctacaaaacccacaagcacTGAAGCTGAATAAATAAAGCTGTGTCTCTATCATTGACCACTCTGTGACCAGCACAGAATTATTTCAGATCCTCACTCTCCCCTCCAAATGCTGTTACAATGCTGGGTTTTGGGACCAAATTCTATACTGTTGTAGTGTTTTTTACTGGCTGTCCATTGAATCAATTTCTATATTCATTTATGTTATTAAGTTTATTGAACACATGTGGAACACCAACCCTGCACTCTTCATAGTTGTGAAGCTGCAGGAGCAAAGAGGaatccttcctcctgctccaggaaagGAGCTCGTCTCTACAAGAGCACTGCAATGACACTGAAGTGTTTAGGTTTTTTGTGCCCAACATCCTCACAAAGATAATGCTAGAAtaaactgaaaagaattttCCATTCAGTCTCTGAACAAAAATAGGATAATGACACATTCAAAATAATCTTATCTGGACCTCCAAAGCAGCTACAAATTGATGAAGAATTAGGGTGTTAAAATGGACGGTGTTTTTTGTCTTACTAATTACTTTGTGTAGCATTTATACACTGCTAGACTGGAGCTTAAGGTAGAGCAATAGAGAGCATAACAGCCTACTGCCATTTCTAATTACCTCTTTCTATAAGGCACTAACAAATACAGCACTTTGAATGATTtcaattaaatgttttattgttgCTACAGAGCAAGCCAGAAATTTCACATCTTCACTTACACAGTAAGCACATGTTCATAAGGCAgacagggaaaagaggaataaaaagtaATTATCAAGTAATAAGTGAAGAGCTAGTGCTCACCTGAATGGATAAGCAAAAGCAGCTGTAACTGTTTTGTTTACCACACCTTCACAGGAAACTAGAAGAGCAATTTCACCTCGAAAGCCTCCGCATGTGGCAAAAGCAAAGATGGCAAGAACCTGTAGGAATTGGTACATAGATGCATTAGTGCACACCACTAGAGCTCAAAGGAAGCAAATTCAACATTTAGCTGAAATAGCAACAAAGTCAACAAAGCTGAAGTATGAAGTGATGTCAAGAGGAAAATGCCAAATTTCTAAAATCCAAAAGCATAAGCAACACTGCTAACCAAAGCCCATTTAAAAGTGGtttctatatattttattttcagttgcacaGAAAAGTTTTTGGGATTTgtattttgttgggttttttgtatgCCAACAACCAGCATAGTATTCCTTACAGGTGATATAGGAAATATCTTTACAAGTCTTGCATATCCACAGCTATGAATTCAAACAGAAAGTACATGCTCAGAGAATCACACACCAACTTGACTCTCTAAAGAGCTCTCATGTTCCCTTTTTTCACTACGCAGACCCTAAATCCCCAATCATCAGAACACACAATACAAAGCAGCACAAGCTGTTGTAACACACTTGGAATTAACATACCAAGTTCTTGAATCTGCAGTCCAAGGGcgtggctgaggagcagcctgaTGCTGGatacccagcagcagcaactgggGCAGGGTCTGTCAGCCCAGGGGCTCACACCTCCCCAGGAGTacccagcccaggccaggggcAGCAGACAaaacagctcccccagctccactCACCCATTCAAGGACCTTAACAAAGCCCAGAGGCTCCAGGAGCATGCTGAAGTCCATCCTCAAGCCCACCATCACAGCAGAGACCAAGGCAGCCAGCAGGAACCAGCACCAGCcaactgctgcagcatccctggccCGTCCCTATAAGGGCACCCCTTGCCACACCCCTCACCTGGAGGTGGGCATGGACCCACCCACAGATGCCCAGCTGGGGCTCTTCAGCCCCAGGCCTTGGCTGGGGGCTGGGCAAATGCTGCAGTGGCTGTCACAAGCACTGGCCATTTTGTGCAATGAGGCAGCAGTGACctcttcctcagctccttcctcttcctctctcccacccAGCACACTTTGGACAGTCATACCTGCTGTACCTTGAGCTTGATGATTTGATGGCAAACACGGCACAGCACCTGACAGTCTGTGTGCTTGCCAAAATCTCATTGACTGCCTTTGACTATTTAAgctttaattgttttttttgttttttttttgagactgcGCTTTGTTGCTGGTATGTTAACCACCAGTAAAAGTGAAGGGCTAAAACTCATGGTGAAGAAGGTTTGAGGACTGTCAGAGGggcttccctcttccctctgccctggccagACACCACAGACAGCCAAGGTGGCCATGGGCACAGCACTCTCTGCCAGTCTCCTGGCTCTGATTCCAGATCCTGTAGGAGCTGCTTCTGGAATTGCTGGGGGCCTTGAGGAACATCAGGGTGTCTGGTGCTGCTCTTGGGAAGGGGtggctgtgggatgctgtggcTGCTTCTAGCAGCATCCAGCTGATCTGCACTTTCTAGCAAGACCTGCAAGCAGATCCTGGCCACAGGCCCTGGGTCCCAGCTGAGTGCCATTATTGCTGCCAGGCAGACTTGAAGGAGGCGCTGAGGAGATGCCAGTGGAAGAGCTGGCtttgagtccagctcctggctgtagttagaggctgcagcagcttgtGCCAAAGTgggcctgcagctccccagggcagtggagGCGTGCTCAgctgtggtggtgctggtggtgtGCTGAGGGTGTcagtcccagcactgctgggatcAGTTCTCCCTCGGCTcagatggagctgctgaggggctgcagctctccagccctggggctgacAAGCTGAGGTGCTCTTTGGACCTGAAACCAACAACCTGAAGCATGTAAGGAAGGACTGCTCAGGCTGTGGAGGCTGGGGCTTGGCTGAGTGTGCTGCAGAACAGATGCTCTTGCTGTGAATCTGTCATGGGAGGCCAGCCAAGGGTGGCAATACAGGAGGAAGCTTCCAGGCTGGGGACTACCTGTGAGAATGGTGACAAAGCCAGTGCCCAGCCGGCCTGGGGCTGCACTGCTGCAAGCTGCCTGAGTGGCTGCAGGGTCTGCCATTCTCACACAACTCAAGGAGAGTTTTTCTGTGTAATGACCAAGAGAGGTGCTGacatctgcctgctgctgcagatcctGAGGGAGTAAAGCTAAAGCTTTGGAAAGGATGgctctttcctttctttagcTGCTTTGTTAAATAGCACATACATCTCACAGAAAATCCACCAGAATCCAGAGAAGCAGTGCTGAGGGATCAAGCCACCTTGGTTAGCTTCACTGCCCTCATAGCCAGTGCCTTTAAGGAGTATAAAACCAGGGACAGACCAAGGTGAAATGTCTGTTTGCTCATCTTCTTGACGTCCTCCATGCCAAATAAAATCTGTTCCATAAAGAAGTGACATATACAATTTTAGTTCAGCCTAAATGAACCAAGTAACTCTCTGTCCTCTCATCTAACAtgcctctgtatttttttctgtcttccttctTCTGCATATTCTACTTAAACCCCATAAGCAATGTATCTCCCTAAAAATA
The Motacilla alba alba isolate MOTALB_02 chromosome 1A, Motacilla_alba_V1.0_pri, whole genome shotgun sequence genome window above contains:
- the SYPL1 gene encoding synaptophysin-like protein 1; amino-acid sequence: MQSSLDRGSSGSCECARTRDRPGHGSSSSASLQLGSGGSGSCWAQRRESQPRLPSQASLCLGSSPDREVAAVGCLPQHRAQLEHSWALLTSTCVLEDTLQRHQQGRARDAAAVGWCWFLLAALVSAVMVGLRMDFSMLLEPLGFVKVLEWVLAIFAFATCGGFRGEIALLVSCEGVVNKTVTAAFAYPFRLNTVVFTAPDPKGCGGTWTDAHLTGDFSSSAHFFVTLAALVFLYCITALVVYIGYNHVYQQNNKLPLTDLAISVLIAFLWLVSTFVWAKALADIKVSTGASVVPGIESCKAPATTCHFLSVTSMGVLNVAVVFGLLNMTLWAGNVWLVYKDNNLHSQWNRISESPTERV